In a genomic window of Quercus lobata isolate SW786 chromosome 4, ValleyOak3.0 Primary Assembly, whole genome shotgun sequence:
- the LOC115986231 gene encoding probable polyamine transporter At1g31830, producing MGDNSGDEYVSVGAVPPPRVDNFKKVSLLPLVFLIFYEVSGGPFGVEDTVGAAGPLLALLGFLIFPFIWSIPEALITAEMGTMFPENSGYVVWVSTALGPYWGFQQGWVKWLSGVIDNALYPALFLDYLKSAIPALGSGLPRILAVLALTVVLTYMNYRGLTIVGWLAVLLGILSILPFVVMGLVAIPKLEPSRWLEVNLRDVDWNLYLNTLFWNLNYWDSISTLIGEVDNPKTTLPNALLYALILVVLGYFFPLLIGIGAVPVNRELWTDGYFSDIAKIIGGVWLRWWIQGASAVSNMGMFVAEMSSDSFQLLGMAERGMLPEFFGKRSRYGTPLIGILFSASGVFLLSWLSFQEIVAAENFLYCFGMILEFIAFVWLRVKHPTAYRPYKIPGGTVGAILLCIPPTILICTVLALSTLKVFLVSIVAVMIGIVMQPCLKYVEKKRWIKFSTNSNLPVLTGTLMPQ from the coding sequence ATGGGAGACAATAGTGGTGATGAATATGTGTCAGTTGGTGCAGTACCTCCTCCTAGGGTAGATAACTTCAAAAAAGTTTCTCTTTTGCCTCTTGTATTCCTCATATTCTACGAGGTTTCTGGGGGACCATTTGGGGTTGAGGATACTGTTGGAGCTGCTGGTCCTCTTTTAGCCCTTCTAGGCTTCTTGATCTTCCCATTCATATGGAGTATTCCTGAAGCATTAATAACTGCCGAGATGGGTACCATGTTTCCTGAGAACAGTGGTTATGTGGTTTGGGTTTCGACTGCATTGGGTCCTTATTGGGGATTTCAACAAGGCTGGGTGAAATGGCTAAGTGGGGTTATTGATAATGCACTCTACCCAGCtttatttcttgattatttGAAGTCAGCAATCCCGGCTTTAGGTAGTGGTTTACCAAGAATCCTAGCTGTGTTAGCTTTGACTGTTGTCCTCACTTACATGAACTATAGGGGGTTAACCATTGTGGGATGGCTTGCTGTTCTTTTAGGGATTCTCTCAATTCTTCCTTTTGTAGTTATGGGGCTTGTGGCGATTCCAAAGTTGGAGCCTTCTAGATGGTTAGAGGTAAATCTACGTGATGTGGACTGGAATTTATATTTAAACACTTTATTTTGGAATCTTAATTATTGGGACTCAATAAGCACACTTATTGGCGAGGTGGACAACCCAAAGACAACTCTTCCAAACGCTTTGCTTTATGCTCTGATATTGGTAGTTCTTGGATATTTCTTCCCTCTTTTAATTGGTATAGGCGCTGTTCCAGTCAACCGGGAGTTGTGGACTGATGGGTATTTCTCAGACATTGCTAAAATTATTGGGGGAGTTTGGTTGAGATGGTGGATCCAAGGAGCTTCAGCAGTGTCAAATATGGGGATGTTTGTAGCTGAGATGAGTAGTGACTCTTTTCAACTTTTGGGTATGGCAGAACGGGGTATGCTACCTGAGTTCTTCGGCAAGAGGTCTCGTTATGGAACTCCATTGATAGGGATTTTATTCTCAGCTTCTGGCGTGTTCTTGCTATCATGGCTAAGCTTCCAAGAGATTGTAGCAGCGGAGAATTTCTTGTACTGTTTTGGAATGATTTTGGAATTCATAGCATTTGTATGGTTACGAGTAAAACATCCCACTGCATATCGGCCTTACAAGATACCTGGTGGAACAGTTGGAGCCATTCTTTTGTGTATTCCTCCAACCATATTGATCTGCACTGTGTTGGCTCTTTCTACACTTAAGGTATTTCTTGTAAGTATTGTTGCTGTGATGATTGGAATTGTGATGCAGCCTTGTCTAAAGTATGTGGAGAAAAAGAGATGGATCAAGTTCTCTACTAATTCTAACCTCCCAGTTCTAACAGGAACCCTCATGCCACAATGA